A window of the Pelagicoccus enzymogenes genome harbors these coding sequences:
- a CDS encoding glycosyltransferase — protein MRICLFTDSFLPYISGVSSAVYNQANEMARRGHSVSIFHPRASKADSFETVPGLDSSVSVYGLPFSVPTFNIPKLRWSMPLFLYSYRRLRQDPPDLVHVHTEFGCGLEGMLLARWKNVPIVGTFHTFFAEPDYLRQFYLPAFGWTQKLMWKYSVGFFNRCNQIVSPSESVRDHLVSRGMWRPTTVLSNGIERMSLRPPEEIEAFRKSMGIEDFAFIYIGRVSPEKSLEVALEAFALTLEANPKAKFVLIGNGPGDEAVDAKIEELGIKDSVIRTGRVERDILMKQNYPLLGDVFVTASKTENQPVSILEALAFGLPLVGPRAKGIPELVDDGVNGLIFEPDDVREMAERMTRLMEDRELHGRMRQASLDAAATHDLQHVGDRLEAVYRLAIEEKEREI, from the coding sequence GAATTTGCCTTTTTACAGATAGTTTCCTGCCGTACATATCTGGCGTCAGCTCAGCGGTTTACAATCAAGCCAACGAGATGGCGCGTCGCGGTCACAGCGTGAGCATCTTTCACCCGCGCGCCAGCAAGGCGGACTCTTTCGAGACGGTTCCGGGCTTGGATTCGAGCGTATCGGTCTATGGCTTGCCGTTCTCGGTACCGACTTTCAACATCCCGAAGCTGCGTTGGTCGATGCCTCTCTTTCTCTACTCCTACCGGCGATTGCGGCAGGATCCGCCTGACCTGGTGCACGTGCACACGGAGTTCGGCTGCGGCTTGGAGGGAATGTTGCTGGCTCGTTGGAAGAACGTGCCGATCGTGGGCACCTTCCACACTTTTTTTGCTGAACCGGACTACTTGCGGCAGTTCTACCTGCCGGCATTTGGTTGGACCCAAAAGTTGATGTGGAAGTACTCGGTGGGCTTTTTCAATCGCTGCAACCAGATAGTGAGCCCTTCGGAGTCGGTGCGGGACCACTTGGTTTCGCGGGGCATGTGGCGTCCCACCACCGTGCTTTCCAACGGGATCGAGCGCATGAGCCTGCGTCCGCCGGAGGAGATCGAGGCGTTTCGCAAGTCGATGGGAATCGAGGATTTTGCCTTCATCTACATCGGACGGGTTTCGCCGGAAAAGTCGTTGGAAGTGGCCTTGGAGGCCTTTGCCCTGACCTTGGAGGCGAATCCCAAGGCTAAGTTCGTGTTGATCGGGAACGGTCCGGGGGACGAGGCGGTGGACGCGAAGATTGAGGAGCTGGGAATCAAGGATTCCGTGATCCGGACGGGCCGCGTCGAGCGCGACATTTTAATGAAGCAAAACTATCCCTTGCTGGGCGACGTCTTCGTGACGGCCAGCAAGACGGAGAACCAACCGGTGAGCATATTGGAGGCCTTGGCCTTCGGCTTGCCGTTGGTTGGTCCGCGGGCCAAAGGAATTCCCGAGCTGGTGGATGACGGAGTGAATGGCTTGATTTTCGAGCCTGACGACGTGCGGGAGATGGCGGAGCGTATGACGCGCTTGATGGAAGACCGGGAGTTGCATGGACGCATGCGGCAGGCCTCCTTGGATGCGGCGGCGACGCATGACCTGCAACACGTGGGCGATCGCTTGGAGGCAGTCTACCGCTTGGCGATCGAGGAGAAGGAGCGGGAGATTTAG
- a CDS encoding methyl-accepting chemotaxis protein, with product MNRDTQFENQFDERVHKLALWALAGHLPVMLGMAWHFETGMVLALFLTLAICAGPILLFKASPRSMLVPLSIGIAATSLSALLIHLSRGMIEMHFHIFVALAALIGLGSRASILAASVTTALHHIAFFFVLPSSIFNYDAGFGIVVVHAVFVVVIGLPATFVAGRYRAFVGAQGIIAGHLSEIAGSVGRQTSELSISARELAQGASRQAASIEETSASLEELSAATKGNAAHAQEANEHASRARQISEQGAAEVKTLTRAMDDIRKSSDSIATILKTIDEIAFQTNILALNAAVEAARAGEAGSGFAVVADEVRNLAQRSAKAAQETAKQVQDAVASSHRGGEISQSVAERLNDIYQRTCEVDRLVGEIATSSLQQSSGIQQISQAVGEIDKVTQLAASNAERTESDSGELNQLSSSLMNTLEMIEDRLGQKFSSPGEPSVGKTRIRSEFVDQLDIRPARETSNAKALEERLPLWN from the coding sequence ATGAACAGAGACACTCAATTTGAAAACCAGTTTGACGAACGCGTGCACAAGCTCGCCCTTTGGGCCTTGGCTGGGCACTTGCCGGTGATGCTGGGGATGGCCTGGCATTTCGAGACGGGCATGGTCTTGGCGCTGTTCCTTACTCTGGCCATTTGCGCGGGTCCCATCTTGCTTTTCAAGGCCAGTCCGCGGTCCATGCTGGTACCGCTTTCCATCGGCATTGCCGCGACCTCGCTGTCAGCTCTTTTGATCCATTTGAGCCGAGGCATGATAGAGATGCACTTCCACATTTTCGTAGCCTTGGCTGCTCTGATCGGATTGGGGTCGCGGGCGTCCATACTGGCCGCCTCGGTGACGACTGCCCTGCATCACATCGCCTTCTTTTTCGTGCTTCCCAGCAGCATCTTCAACTATGACGCGGGATTTGGAATCGTCGTCGTGCATGCGGTATTTGTCGTTGTGATCGGTTTGCCGGCAACTTTCGTTGCGGGCAGGTACCGCGCTTTCGTTGGAGCCCAGGGAATTATTGCTGGGCACTTAAGCGAGATCGCCGGTTCGGTGGGAAGGCAGACGAGCGAACTCAGCATTTCGGCTCGCGAGCTCGCTCAAGGGGCGAGCCGCCAAGCTGCCTCGATCGAGGAAACCAGCGCTTCCCTGGAGGAGTTGTCCGCTGCTACGAAAGGAAATGCTGCCCATGCCCAAGAAGCGAACGAGCATGCTTCGCGAGCGCGCCAAATCTCGGAGCAAGGAGCGGCCGAAGTGAAGACTTTGACGCGTGCCATGGATGATATCCGCAAGTCGAGCGACAGCATTGCTACGATCTTGAAGACCATCGACGAGATCGCTTTCCAGACCAACATACTTGCCTTGAACGCAGCGGTTGAGGCTGCACGAGCAGGAGAAGCGGGATCGGGGTTTGCGGTCGTGGCGGATGAAGTTCGCAATCTCGCTCAGAGAAGCGCCAAGGCTGCGCAAGAGACGGCCAAGCAGGTCCAGGACGCGGTAGCGAGCAGCCACCGCGGAGGCGAGATCAGTCAATCGGTCGCCGAGCGGCTCAACGATATCTACCAGCGGACCTGTGAAGTGGATCGGTTGGTTGGCGAAATTGCGACTTCCTCGCTCCAGCAAAGCAGCGGGATTCAGCAGATCTCTCAGGCAGTCGGCGAGATCGACAAGGTAACTCAGCTTGCCGCTTCGAACGCGGAGCGTACCGAGAGCGATTCGGGCGAGCTTAACCAATTGTCAAGCAGCCTGATGAACACCTTGGAGATGATCGAGGATCGGCTTGGGCAGAAATTTTCAAGCCCGGGCGAGCCGAGTGTAGGCAAAACGCGGATACGGAGCGAGTTTGTCGATCAGCTCGATATTCGCCCAGCTCGGGAAACGTCGAATGCCAAGGCGTTGGAAGAACGTTTGCCGCTTTGGAATTAG
- a CDS encoding DUF2959 family protein — MKSVPLLLASFCLLLCSCQSAYYGAMEKFGVHKRDILVDRVEEAREAQEEAKEQFESAFEEFLAVSEVDVSELKAVYDRLQAAFNESEAKAKAVRSRIKAIDEVSKALFKEWEGELEQYTSPELRAVSAEQLESTQKLSKNLIQAMDGAAAKMDPVLNAFRDQVLFLKHNLNAQAIAALNKTSLALREEVEVLIKQMEASIDEANAFVAQMRS, encoded by the coding sequence ATGAAATCCGTTCCGCTTTTGTTGGCCTCGTTCTGTCTGCTGCTGTGTTCTTGCCAGAGCGCTTACTACGGGGCCATGGAGAAGTTTGGCGTGCACAAGCGCGACATCTTGGTCGATCGAGTAGAGGAAGCTCGGGAAGCCCAGGAGGAGGCCAAGGAGCAGTTCGAAAGCGCTTTCGAGGAGTTTCTAGCCGTTTCGGAGGTGGACGTGAGCGAACTGAAGGCAGTGTACGATCGTTTGCAGGCCGCCTTCAATGAAAGCGAAGCGAAGGCGAAGGCAGTGCGTTCGCGCATCAAGGCGATCGACGAGGTATCCAAGGCGCTCTTCAAGGAATGGGAAGGCGAGCTGGAACAGTACACGAGCCCTGAGTTGCGAGCGGTGAGCGCGGAGCAGTTGGAGTCGACGCAAAAGCTATCCAAGAACTTGATACAGGCAATGGATGGGGCGGCGGCGAAGATGGATCCGGTGCTGAACGCTTTTCGAGATCAGGTTCTCTTTTTGAAGCACAACTTGAACGCCCAAGCCATCGCGGCCTTGAACAAGACCTCCCTCGCCTTGCGGGAAGAGGTGGAAGTGCTGATCAAGCAAATGGAGGCGTCCATCGACGAAGCGAACGCTTTTGTGGCCCAGATGCGGTCTTAG